A genome region from Corvus hawaiiensis isolate bCorHaw1 chromosome 4, bCorHaw1.pri.cur, whole genome shotgun sequence includes the following:
- the LOC125325014 gene encoding endonuclease domain-containing 1 protein-like, whose product MLWLLLLQVLASCLWLGHSEVVNSFETSCPQFFFRETPPNEGLEPQNPAWICQRFKNQYYFATLYDRKMRIPVYSAYIYQPGPGKRPKTWLVEPQLIGPTYPKTMEKEWTLLNQYNVSLEKISQSQAILHDYKNLTGLNRGHLNPNGHHDDYSSRMATFTLTNIVPQDAELNGGAWNNYEQQTMIRRTQGCTTTYAIVGAVPGNNYIARGRVNKPSHLWSAACCVVDNNYIKAWAVIAENDKNQVELLTLGELEDMLTELYGRGQVSLFDSDCPRE is encoded by the exons atgctgtggctgctgctgctgcaggtgttgGCAAGCTGCCTCTGGCTGGGACACAGCGAGGTGGTGAACTCCTTTGAAACTTCATGTCCTCAGTTTTTTTTCCGGGAGACCCCCCCAAATGAAGGCCTGGAGCCACAGAACCCAGCCTGGATCTGCCAGCGCTTCAAGAACCAGTATTACTTTGCCACTCTGTACGACAGGAAGATGCGTATTCCTGTGTACTCTGCCTACATCTACCAGCCTGGACCTGGCAAGAGACCTAAAACATGGCTGGTTGAGCCCCAG CTGATTGGCCCAACTTATCCCAAAACTATGGAAAAAGAGTGGACACTCTTAAATCAATACAATGTCAGCTTAGAGAAAATCAGCCAGAGCCAGGCTATCCTTCATGACTACAAGAACCTGACAGGTTTGAACCGGGGCCATTTGAACCCCAATGGCCACCATGATGACTACAGCAGCAGGATGGCTACCTTCACCCTCACCAACATAGTGCCCCAGGATGCGGAACTCAACGGCGGCGCCTGGAACAACTACGAGCAGCAAACGATGATCAGGAGGACCCAGGGCTGTACAACCACCTACGCCATTGTGGGTGCTGTGCCTGGGAACAACTACATCGCCAGGGGGAGGGTTAATAAACCCAGCCACCTCTGGTCAGCTGCCTGCTGCGTGGTGGACAACAACTACATAAAGGCTTGGGCAGTCATTGCTGAAAACGACAAGAACCAGGTCGAGCTCCTCACACTGGGGGAGCTGGAGGACATGTTGACCGAACTCTATGGGAGGGGACAGGTTTCCCTGTTTGATAGTGACTGTCCCCGGGAGTAA